In Deltaproteobacteria bacterium, one genomic interval encodes:
- a CDS encoding ABC transporter ATP-binding protein: protein MHGIHIEHMRKRYGQGDTAVDALKSVDMNVAPGEVIGLIGPSGSGKTTLLKCLGAVIEPTAGRMTLGGTVIYDEGWKIRDLRALRRDKIGFVFQAPYLIPFLDVTDNVALLPMLAGMPNAQARSRALELLTALDVQHRAQAMPSQLSGGEQQRVAIARALVNRPPVILADEPTAPLDSERAMAVVRILNDMAARFETAIIVVTHDEKIIPTFKRMYHIRDGRTHEEVGEGRKI, encoded by the coding sequence ATGCACGGCATCCATATCGAACACATGCGCAAACGCTACGGCCAGGGCGACACCGCCGTGGACGCCCTGAAGAGCGTGGACATGAACGTCGCCCCCGGTGAGGTGATCGGGCTCATCGGGCCGTCCGGTTCGGGCAAGACCACCCTGCTCAAATGCCTGGGCGCGGTCATCGAACCCACGGCCGGGCGCATGACCCTGGGCGGAACGGTCATCTACGACGAGGGCTGGAAAATCCGCGATCTGCGCGCCCTGCGTCGGGACAAGATCGGCTTTGTCTTTCAGGCCCCGTATCTCATTCCGTTTCTGGACGTGACCGACAACGTCGCGCTCTTGCCCATGCTGGCCGGAATGCCCAACGCCCAGGCCAGATCGCGCGCTCTGGAGCTTCTGACCGCCCTCGACGTTCAGCACCGCGCCCAGGCCATGCCGTCCCAGCTTTCCGGCGGCGAGCAGCAGCGCGTGGCCATTGCCCGCGCCCTGGTCAATCGGCCGCCGGTCATTCTGGCCGACGAGCCCACGGCCCCGCTGGACAGCGAACGGGCCATGGCCGTGGTCCGTATTTTAAACGATATGGCCGCGCGTTTCGAGACCGCCATCATTGTCGTCACCCACGACGAGAAAATCATCCCGACCTTCAAACGGATGTACCATATCCGCGACGGCCGCACCCACGAGGAGGTGGGCGAAGGGCGGAAGATCTGA
- a CDS encoding FtsX-like permease family protein encodes MISLSGRDILHSWGKFVFTGLGLGLLIGVTLSMAGIYRGMIDDAMVLLDNSGADLWVVQQDTLGPYAESSTVHDDVYRSIQGMEGVARAVNVTYLTMQVRHGERDVRSMVVGVVPGGPGEPGQPSFLIAGRHLTRGHYEAVADVKSRFRLGDRIRIRRDEYTVVGLTRRMVSSGGDPMIFISLKDAQDAQFLKDNDFILRERRRAASQAEGRSVAAADLVRTSNSNVNAVLVRLSPGHDPQTVARTIQRWTRLQVFTRAQMEQIMMVKVIATSSRQIGMFLVILSIVSAAIVAFIIYTLTMGKIREIAVLKLIGAKDKTIAGMILQQALGLGVIGFVVGKIAATLWAPIFPKYVLLLPGDAARGFVVIMVICAASSVMAIHAALKVDPAEAIGG; translated from the coding sequence ATGATCAGCCTGTCCGGCCGCGACATCCTGCATTCCTGGGGAAAATTCGTCTTCACCGGCCTGGGTCTTGGGCTCTTGATCGGCGTGACCTTGTCCATGGCCGGCATCTACCGGGGCATGATTGACGACGCCATGGTGCTGCTGGACAACAGCGGGGCGGATTTGTGGGTTGTGCAGCAGGACACTCTGGGGCCGTACGCCGAATCCTCCACGGTGCACGATGACGTCTACCGCTCCATCCAGGGCATGGAGGGCGTGGCCAGGGCCGTCAACGTGACCTATCTGACCATGCAGGTCCGCCACGGCGAGAGGGACGTGCGTTCCATGGTGGTCGGCGTGGTGCCGGGCGGGCCGGGCGAACCCGGTCAGCCTTCGTTTCTGATCGCCGGGCGGCATCTGACGCGCGGCCACTACGAGGCCGTGGCCGACGTGAAAAGCCGGTTCCGTCTCGGGGACCGCATCCGCATCCGCCGCGACGAATACACCGTGGTCGGCCTGACCCGGCGCATGGTTTCGTCCGGCGGCGATCCCATGATTTTTATTTCCCTCAAGGACGCCCAGGACGCGCAGTTCTTAAAGGACAACGATTTCATTCTGCGCGAGCGCCGTCGCGCGGCCAGTCAGGCGGAGGGCCGGAGCGTGGCCGCCGCCGACCTGGTCCGCACCAGCAATTCCAATGTCAACGCCGTGCTCGTGCGGCTGTCGCCCGGTCACGATCCGCAAACCGTGGCCCGGACCATCCAGCGTTGGACCCGCCTCCAGGTCTTTACCCGGGCCCAGATGGAACAGATCATGATGGTCAAGGTCATTGCCACGTCGTCGCGTCAGATCGGCATGTTCCTGGTCATTTTGTCCATTGTCAGCGCGGCTATCGTCGCCTTCATCATCTACACCCTGACCATGGGCAAGATTCGGGAAATCGCGGTCTTAAAACTCATCGGCGCCAAGGACAAAACCATCGCCGGCATGATTTTGCAACAGGCCCTGGGGCTGGGGGTCATCGGTTTTGTCGTCGGCAAGATCGCGGCCACGCTCTGGGCTCCCATTTTTCCCAAATATGTCCTGCTCTTGCCAGGAGACGCCGCGCGGGGTTTTGTCGTGATCATGGTCATCTGCGCCGCGTCCAGCGTCATGGCCATTCATGCCGCGCTCAAGGTCGATCCGGCCGAGGCCATAGGGGGCTGA